Proteins encoded in a region of the Sterolibacterium denitrificans genome:
- a CDS encoding amidohydrolase family protein, with protein sequence MATKTAKDYFIAMTEFHFMNLQTMSEIDYYPNVQRWWGSVDGVMRAWSGRDLTGEWPQPLASALIEHMDKTNVDVAFCLREPMMDVTGGVVSLSTNGFMLQQIAPYPERMYLEANVGPVIKRGTKEANWELEYLFKEKGAKLCKLYTPEDDGPLNDKRLWPFYEKAQELGITLTVHTGFSYVVPQPSSHCQVGQLDDVLLDFPDLKIIAYHAGWPQSEELIGLCGKHRNLYMSLSGIIGWYQRAPYRGYHAIGTALQWMPADKIVLGFDLPFDDLGRVVDYIVNLDMPEELQEKWGYAQVTEEDKAKILGLSLAKLTGIEPVKRKQGGYKIPAPAAGH encoded by the coding sequence ATGGCCACAAAAACCGCCAAGGATTACTTCATTGCGATGACCGAGTTTCATTTCATGAATCTCCAGACCATGTCGGAGATCGACTACTACCCGAACGTGCAGCGCTGGTGGGGCAGCGTGGATGGGGTGATGCGCGCCTGGTCGGGTCGCGATCTGACCGGCGAATGGCCGCAGCCGCTCGCCAGCGCGCTGATCGAGCACATGGACAAGACCAACGTCGACGTCGCCTTCTGCCTGCGCGAGCCGATGATGGACGTCACCGGCGGCGTGGTCTCGCTATCGACCAACGGCTTCATGCTGCAGCAGATCGCGCCGTATCCGGAGCGCATGTACCTGGAAGCCAACGTCGGCCCGGTCATCAAGCGCGGCACCAAGGAAGCCAACTGGGAGCTCGAATACCTGTTCAAGGAAAAGGGCGCCAAGCTGTGCAAGCTGTACACGCCGGAAGACGACGGCCCGCTCAACGACAAGCGTCTCTGGCCGTTCTACGAGAAGGCGCAGGAACTGGGCATCACGCTGACGGTGCACACCGGCTTCAGCTACGTCGTGCCGCAGCCCAGCAGCCACTGCCAGGTGGGCCAGCTCGACGACGTGCTGCTCGACTTTCCCGATCTCAAGATCATCGCCTATCACGCCGGCTGGCCGCAGTCGGAAGAGCTGATTGGTCTGTGCGGCAAGCATCGCAATCTCTACATGAGCCTGTCGGGCATCATCGGCTGGTACCAGCGCGCGCCGTATCGCGGCTACCACGCCATCGGCACGGCGCTGCAGTGGATGCCGGCCGACAAGATCGTGCTGGGCTTCGACCTGCCCTTCGACGATCTGGGTCGCGTGGTCGATTACATCGTGAATCTCGACATGCCCGAGGAACTGCAGGAGAAGTGGGGCTATGCGCAGGTGACCGAGGAAGACAAGGCGAAGATCCTCGGCCTGAGCCTGGCCAAGCTGACCGGCATCGAGCCGGTGAAGCGCAAGCAGGGCGGCTACAAGATTCCGGCGCCGGCGGCGGGTCATTAA
- a CDS encoding DUF2325 domain-containing protein gives MLANSASNTGDILAPLRPADGLTSAVRDLRDAGVRMKPFSLALGQAFSGEEAPDDGSVGQPLRRQRRKIWEMPHPWHCTLIGTCLTVSDLRHLMKFGDQDVPVVGDYGLHSYIVNHCDARNEITDEIHRMLNQRYAQAVRSFSKVMGSDAVLAAWKREFVAGNIAGSLWAAWTHGDVGEYEGMVIYGDLHMLSHQLCAEAQPSQIRIGELEKENHLQVGELARLRQELASMRNGRAQRITELEGRVAELEGKLDGARKAEAAWMAAGDALGQNQALRERNELLNQRLSTLEQRNHAQQGRLVELGNEIARMRNAAPRKGDGATEEEVVDPADDIVTTHVLPDKANGLHLDGRRILCIGGRPGVIDHYRRLVESSGGSFIHHDGGQEDNEHRIDAIVASADIVFCQVGYVSHPSYWRIKEACKQRGLPCVFQKSGGVTGFARDLALVFEDARVRRLPQASSRMLFAPSGEH, from the coding sequence ATGCTGGCCAATTCCGCCAGCAACACCGGGGATATTCTGGCACCCCTGCGGCCGGCAGACGGCTTGACCAGCGCCGTTCGCGATCTGCGCGATGCCGGCGTGAGGATGAAGCCGTTTTCACTCGCTCTCGGACAGGCATTTTCGGGCGAGGAGGCGCCGGACGACGGCAGTGTGGGCCAGCCACTGCGCAGGCAGCGACGCAAGATATGGGAGATGCCGCATCCATGGCATTGCACGCTGATCGGTACCTGTCTGACGGTTTCCGACCTGCGCCACCTGATGAAATTCGGCGATCAGGATGTTCCGGTTGTCGGTGACTATGGGCTGCATTCCTACATCGTCAACCATTGTGACGCTCGCAACGAGATTACCGACGAAATCCATCGCATGCTGAATCAGCGCTATGCGCAGGCCGTTCGCAGTTTCAGCAAGGTGATGGGATCGGATGCGGTGCTTGCCGCGTGGAAGCGGGAGTTCGTCGCGGGAAACATCGCTGGCAGCCTGTGGGCCGCCTGGACTCACGGCGATGTCGGCGAATACGAGGGAATGGTCATCTACGGCGATCTGCATATGCTGTCCCATCAGTTGTGTGCCGAGGCGCAGCCCAGCCAGATCCGCATCGGTGAACTCGAAAAGGAAAATCACCTTCAGGTCGGAGAGCTTGCGCGTTTGCGACAGGAGCTTGCATCCATGCGCAACGGACGCGCACAGCGCATCACGGAGCTGGAAGGACGCGTGGCGGAACTCGAAGGCAAGCTGGACGGCGCGCGCAAGGCGGAGGCCGCATGGATGGCGGCGGGTGACGCCCTCGGTCAGAACCAGGCGCTACGCGAGCGCAACGAATTGCTGAATCAACGCCTTTCGACTCTGGAACAACGCAATCACGCCCAGCAAGGCCGGCTCGTCGAGCTCGGGAACGAGATCGCCCGTATGCGTAACGCCGCACCGCGCAAGGGCGACGGCGCCACGGAAGAAGAGGTCGTTGATCCGGCGGACGACATCGTGACGACTCACGTTTTGCCGGACAAGGCGAACGGCCTGCACCTCGATGGGCGCCGCATCCTGTGCATCGGGGGGCGTCCCGGAGTCATCGATCACTATCGCCGCCTGGTCGAGTCGAGCGGAGGCAGCTTCATCCATCACGATGGCGGTCAGGAGGACAACGAGCATCGCATCGATGCGATCGTCGCCAGCGCCGACATCGTGTTCTGCCAGGTCGGCTATGTGTCGCATCCCAGCTACTGGCGCATCAAGGAAGCCTGCAAGCAACGAGGATTGCCGTGCGTCTTCCAGAAGTCGGGCGGGGTCACTGGTTTCGCCCGCGATCTCGCACTGGTCTTTGAAGACGCACGGGTACGGCGGCTGCCCCAGGCATCGTCGCGGATGTTGTTCGCACCGTCGGGCGAGCATTGA
- a CDS encoding LysR family transcriptional regulator — MPININRCTVESIKDLMPFIQVARSGSFTAAANRLGVSTAAVSKSIARLENQLDTRLFNRTTRSIHLTAEGKLFFDHVDAGFARIDQAINLVEEARGGPVGLIRLSTMTYFGRHLLMPLVPTFLDTFPNVSLEISMNDIMPDLVSEGFDVRIIHGQPTETRYVYRHLYRLPLVLVASPEYLSRKGEPRHPDDLVHHDCITALRLSGERYSWNFTAETSDNATQQSASYVHYPNGRLVVSKQVDTVVDAALMGLGVTVTFVESVLEHLESGRLQVLLPDFLVDDDGRNDSEIFIQYPHREYLSLKVRVLIDFLIEHFYSYELRDYSPATLKQRYQPGAG, encoded by the coding sequence ATGCCGATCAATATAAACCGATGCACCGTCGAGTCGATCAAGGACTTGATGCCCTTCATTCAGGTGGCAAGAAGCGGAAGCTTTACGGCTGCAGCAAATCGCCTCGGGGTTTCCACGGCGGCTGTCAGCAAAAGTATTGCGCGGCTTGAAAATCAGCTTGATACGCGCCTCTTCAACCGCACTACGCGAAGCATTCATTTGACCGCGGAAGGGAAGCTCTTCTTTGATCACGTGGATGCGGGATTCGCCCGCATCGATCAGGCGATCAATCTCGTTGAGGAGGCGAGAGGCGGTCCCGTCGGTTTGATCCGATTATCCACCATGACATATTTCGGGCGTCATCTGCTCATGCCCCTGGTGCCAACCTTTCTCGACACCTTCCCGAATGTCAGCCTGGAAATCAGCATGAACGACATCATGCCGGATTTGGTCAGCGAAGGCTTCGATGTTCGCATCATTCACGGACAGCCGACCGAAACACGCTATGTCTATCGTCATCTTTACCGGCTTCCCCTGGTCCTCGTGGCAAGCCCTGAATATCTCTCGCGGAAGGGAGAACCCAGGCATCCCGATGATCTCGTCCATCACGATTGCATCACCGCCTTGCGCCTCTCAGGCGAACGGTATAGCTGGAACTTCACCGCGGAGACATCCGACAACGCGACCCAGCAATCTGCCAGCTATGTACATTACCCAAATGGACGGCTCGTCGTCTCAAAGCAAGTGGATACCGTCGTCGATGCCGCATTGATGGGACTGGGTGTAACAGTGACCTTCGTTGAGTCTGTACTTGAACATCTGGAAAGCGGTCGGCTGCAGGTGTTGTTGCCGGACTTTCTGGTCGACGACGACGGCCGCAACGATTCGGAAATATTCATTCAATATCCGCACCGTGAATATCTATCATTGAAGGTCAGGGTACTTATCGATTTTCTGATTGAGCATTTCTATTCGTACGAATTGCGGGATTACTCTCCGGCAACCCTCAAGCAGCGATATCAACCCGGCGCCGGATGA
- a CDS encoding response regulator, producing MDLRNKTCLLIDDNAEMRNSLRIQLSGCGLQNCVSVRNIKEAVDKLTAKKFDIIVCDYNLGQGTDGQQFLELVRRKNLLPLSSAFLMITGETGYQQVSTTAEYSPDDYLLKPFTAEILATRLLRILEKKEALKSVYQHMTAKGDPQKALKACDALLAEGGHSGSRNHYSTDLLRLKGELLLQCSRNDDALALYENVLAQRSTPWAVVGKALALKALGRQDEAVATLESSLKAYPNYLAAYDALTEILEKTDKVAAQVVVERALRVSASTQRQRELGNLALENADYGRAETALRIAVDRDRTGFFKSHDDYAALSRSCVEQGKHKEAMTAVKDMGMHFSHTPDLKARQAALECQVQMHAGNLEAAEAAYAQAIALQRDGALDASTALEVAQSCFVMGQESEARQIIQAVAEDHHENEKVLARARNVFEVAGLKDEGIEFIEATRTRMIRLNNDAVALAKSGELDQAIVMLVEAAERLQNNAQVLINAAQAIMMRINQRGMDLKQLADARRYIERAIQANPEHPKLPAAMAFYEKVAPSGLPPITLES from the coding sequence ATGGATTTGAGAAACAAAACCTGTTTGCTGATCGACGACAATGCCGAGATGCGCAATTCATTACGCATCCAGCTGTCCGGTTGTGGCCTGCAGAACTGCGTGAGTGTGCGGAACATCAAAGAGGCCGTCGATAAGCTAACAGCGAAAAAATTCGACATCATCGTTTGCGACTACAACCTCGGCCAGGGTACCGATGGCCAGCAGTTTCTGGAACTGGTGCGGCGCAAGAACCTGTTGCCGTTGTCTTCGGCCTTCCTGATGATAACGGGTGAGACCGGTTATCAGCAGGTTTCGACGACGGCGGAATATTCGCCGGACGATTACCTGCTGAAGCCATTCACGGCGGAAATACTGGCCACGCGCTTGCTGCGCATACTCGAAAAGAAGGAAGCGCTGAAATCCGTATATCAGCACATGACGGCCAAGGGTGACCCGCAGAAGGCGCTGAAGGCCTGCGATGCCTTGCTCGCAGAGGGAGGGCACAGCGGTAGCCGCAATCATTATTCGACGGACCTGTTGCGCCTGAAAGGCGAGTTGCTGCTGCAATGCAGCCGGAATGACGACGCGCTGGCGCTTTACGAAAATGTCCTCGCACAACGCTCGACGCCGTGGGCCGTCGTTGGCAAGGCCCTGGCGTTGAAAGCCTTGGGACGGCAGGACGAAGCCGTGGCCACGCTGGAAAGCTCGCTGAAGGCTTACCCCAATTACCTGGCTGCCTATGATGCGCTGACGGAAATTCTTGAAAAGACCGACAAGGTCGCGGCCCAGGTGGTGGTCGAGCGCGCCCTGCGGGTTTCGGCATCCACGCAGCGCCAGCGCGAGCTCGGTAACCTGGCGCTGGAAAACGCAGATTATGGCCGGGCCGAAACCGCCTTGCGCATTGCCGTCGATCGGGATCGGACGGGCTTCTTCAAGAGCCATGATGACTATGCGGCGCTTTCCCGCAGTTGTGTCGAGCAAGGCAAGCACAAGGAGGCGATGACTGCGGTCAAGGACATGGGGATGCATTTCTCCCATACGCCGGATCTCAAGGCGCGCCAGGCAGCGCTCGAATGCCAGGTTCAGATGCATGCCGGCAATCTCGAAGCCGCAGAGGCCGCCTATGCCCAGGCGATTGCCCTGCAGCGAGATGGAGCGCTGGATGCCAGTACGGCACTGGAAGTTGCTCAGTCATGTTTCGTGATGGGCCAGGAAAGCGAAGCCCGGCAGATCATCCAGGCGGTTGCCGAAGATCATCACGAGAACGAAAAAGTGCTCGCGCGTGCGCGCAACGTATTTGAAGTCGCAGGCCTGAAGGATGAAGGCATCGAGTTCATCGAAGCAACGCGTACCCGTATGATTCGCCTCAACAATGACGCCGTTGCCCTGGCCAAGAGCGGTGAACTCGACCAGGCGATCGTCATGCTGGTCGAAGCGGCCGAACGTTTGCAGAACAATGCCCAGGTGCTGATCAATGCCGCGCAGGCCATCATGATGCGCATCAATCAGCGCGGCATGGATCTGAAACAGCTCGCCGATGCGCGCCGTTACATCGAACGCGCGATTCAGGCCAATCCGGAACACCCCAAGCTTCCAGCGGCCATGGCCTTCTATGAAAAGGTAGCGCCGTCCGGTTTGCCGCCGATCACCCTGGAGAGCTGA
- a CDS encoding sensor histidine kinase, with amino-acid sequence MDSLVAAAIHDAKNSLNALGTWLARARHEFATQAQGADSPALRQAENLASLLGGQLVELLVLYRAGEGSLRMAIEDHSLADFVADVMTEFAVAGSDAGKIRIETDFSAAECIGTWAFDAYLVKLVLLDALRNALRHASRTIRFSVGQLGEEGIRFTVKDDGEGYPDEALRAVEAETDAADEIDRSAAANESVSKHGGTGLGLRFARLIASRHAVPASQSGRPGRQGRLELVNDGLGSGARGARFTLILP; translated from the coding sequence GTGGACTCACTGGTTGCCGCAGCCATTCACGATGCCAAGAATTCGCTGAATGCCCTTGGCACCTGGCTTGCCAGAGCGCGGCACGAGTTTGCCACTCAGGCGCAGGGTGCGGATTCACCCGCGCTCAGGCAGGCAGAAAACCTGGCAAGTCTGCTCGGCGGACAGTTGGTGGAATTGCTCGTGCTCTACCGTGCCGGCGAAGGCAGCCTGCGCATGGCCATTGAGGATCACAGCCTGGCCGATTTCGTTGCCGACGTCATGACGGAATTTGCCGTTGCCGGATCGGATGCCGGCAAAATCAGGATTGAAACCGATTTCTCTGCAGCGGAGTGCATTGGCACCTGGGCTTTCGATGCCTACCTGGTCAAACTCGTTCTGTTGGATGCCTTGCGCAATGCCTTGCGCCATGCCAGCCGGACAATCCGCTTCAGCGTCGGTCAGCTCGGCGAAGAGGGGATACGCTTCACCGTCAAGGATGATGGCGAGGGCTACCCGGACGAGGCATTGCGCGCTGTCGAGGCCGAAACGGACGCTGCCGACGAGATCGACCGTTCCGCTGCCGCGAATGAATCGGTGAGCAAGCATGGCGGTACGGGTTTGGGGCTGCGCTTCGCGCGCCTGATTGCCAGTCGCCATGCCGTCCCGGCCAGCCAAAGCGGAAGACCAGGGCGGCAGGGGCGGCTGGAGCTTGTCAATGATGGCTTGGGTAGCGGCGCCCGGGGGGCGCGTTTCACGCTCATCCTGCCGTAG
- a CDS encoding HD-GYP domain-containing protein: MRAGPTQLPRGELFAETLLLALDRLELAVEALIDERPLEQLKLDALVDGLERLVLAGAADFEAAAIHLLEAVTGFRPLLPASMGARPNSAIARSSEQIAADLLFFRLLNKQYEARSPLFEGRRQRLLKLALETNEEAGTPIDPVQLEAAVYIHDVGMMFLPESLWLKAGKLNEDERFRMQIHPVLAAGLLERMAGWQSAAEMVAQHHEMPDGGGYPRRLRGEQICAGAKLLAIVDAFEAVMFKHGDRGATRSMLRAIAEINACSNQFAAEWVRPFNRVIRRMLEK; encoded by the coding sequence ATGCGCGCCGGCCCGACGCAGCTGCCCCGTGGCGAATTGTTTGCAGAAACCCTGTTGCTGGCACTGGACAGGTTGGAACTGGCCGTCGAGGCTCTGATTGACGAACGTCCGCTGGAACAATTGAAGCTGGATGCGCTGGTCGATGGCCTGGAGCGTCTCGTGCTGGCTGGTGCGGCTGATTTTGAAGCGGCGGCAATTCACCTGCTCGAGGCAGTGACCGGATTTCGTCCGCTGCTCCCGGCCAGCATGGGCGCCCGGCCGAATTCGGCGATTGCCCGCAGTTCCGAACAAATAGCCGCCGATTTGCTGTTCTTTCGTCTTCTGAACAAGCAATATGAGGCGCGTTCGCCGCTATTTGAAGGACGCCGTCAGCGCCTGCTCAAACTTGCGCTCGAAACGAACGAAGAGGCTGGAACACCGATTGATCCGGTACAACTGGAAGCAGCCGTGTATATCCATGATGTCGGCATGATGTTTCTGCCTGAGTCGCTGTGGCTGAAGGCTGGCAAGCTGAATGAGGATGAGCGCTTCCGGATGCAGATACATCCCGTCCTGGCTGCCGGCCTGCTGGAGCGGATGGCCGGTTGGCAGTCGGCGGCGGAAATGGTTGCGCAACATCATGAAATGCCCGACGGCGGAGGTTATCCTCGGCGCCTGCGGGGAGAGCAAATCTGCGCCGGAGCGAAGCTGCTTGCCATCGTCGATGCATTCGAAGCCGTCATGTTCAAGCATGGCGATCGCGGCGCCACGCGTTCGATGCTGCGGGCAATCGCCGAAATCAATGCCTGCAGCAACCAGTTTGCCGCTGAATGGGTTCGCCCCTTCAATCGCGTCATTCGGCGGATGCTGGAAAAGTAG
- a CDS encoding FKBP-type peptidyl-prolyl cis-trans isomerase, producing MTTTMTTASGLGIEDVKIGDGAEAQPGQMVTVHYTGWLTDGRKFDSSKDRFDPFVFHLGGREVIAGWDEGVVGMKIGGTRKLTIPPELGYGARGAGGVIPPHATLVFEVELLGIS from the coding sequence ATGACGACAACGATGACAACAGCCAGCGGCCTCGGTATCGAGGATGTCAAGATCGGTGATGGCGCAGAGGCGCAACCCGGTCAGATGGTAACGGTGCATTACACGGGCTGGCTGACGGACGGGCGCAAATTCGACTCCAGCAAGGATCGTTTCGATCCTTTCGTCTTTCACCTCGGTGGCCGCGAAGTCATCGCCGGCTGGGACGAAGGCGTTGTCGGCATGAAAATCGGCGGCACGCGCAAACTGACCATTCCGCCGGAACTCGGCTACGGCGCGCGCGGCGCCGGTGGCGTCATTCCACCCCATGCGACGCTGGTGTTTGAAGTCGAGCTGCTGGGCATCAGCTGA
- a CDS encoding SDR family oxidoreductase: MSLAGRNAIVTGGASGIGRAIVLNLAAAGARIAVCDLDLQGATLVADLVKENGGFAVPVQVDASDSSSVSTAVTAANDALGTVHILVNCAGIGGWATVPDISDQAWQQMIGVNLDGPFYFVRALLPGMIDAHWGRIVNISSGAGQNGGGPGLAHYSAAKAGVLGLTKAIALEVAQTGVTANAIAPGVVKTPILKNVPDDHLEELTHRIPVGRLGLPEDIAGACAYLVSEEAGYVTGQVLCPNGGFYM; the protein is encoded by the coding sequence GTGAGTTTAGCCGGACGGAATGCGATTGTTACTGGCGGTGCATCAGGCATCGGGCGCGCCATCGTTCTTAACCTGGCAGCCGCTGGCGCGCGCATCGCTGTGTGCGATCTCGATCTTCAGGGTGCGACGCTCGTTGCCGATCTCGTGAAAGAAAACGGAGGCTTTGCTGTTCCGGTGCAGGTCGACGCGAGTGACTCGTCGTCCGTAAGTACTGCGGTTACAGCGGCAAACGATGCCTTGGGCACCGTTCATATCCTCGTAAATTGCGCAGGAATCGGGGGATGGGCAACTGTGCCAGATATTTCCGATCAGGCATGGCAGCAGATGATCGGCGTCAATCTGGACGGACCGTTTTACTTCGTTCGCGCTCTGCTTCCCGGCATGATTGATGCGCACTGGGGGCGCATCGTGAACATCAGTTCGGGCGCGGGACAAAACGGTGGCGGTCCGGGCCTGGCTCACTACTCTGCGGCGAAGGCAGGTGTTTTGGGATTGACCAAGGCAATCGCCCTGGAAGTGGCGCAAACCGGAGTCACCGCCAACGCCATCGCGCCGGGCGTTGTGAAGACGCCCATACTCAAAAACGTCCCTGACGACCATCTGGAAGAACTGACGCATCGAATTCCGGTGGGTCGCTTGGGCCTTCCGGAAGATATTGCCGGCGCGTGCGCTTATCTGGTGTCCGAAGAAGCCGGCTATGTCACGGGACAGGTGCTCTGTCCAAACGGTGGCTTTTACATGTAA